The sequence below is a genomic window from Campylobacter concisus.
AAGTTTTACAGCATCCAAGCAGTGGTTTTTTGGGATTTTTTAAAAGAAGTGCGATCATTGAAGCAAGTTTAGAAAATCAGCCAAAACCACAACACAAGCCAAAAAATGATAAAAATTTTGTTAAAAAAAATGATGAGAACGAGGCTATAAAAGAGGATAAAAAGCAAGCTAAAAAACACGATCATAGTGATAAAAAGCGAGGCTCTAAAAAACATAGAGATGAAAAAAGCGAAACTAAATTTGAGCAAAAAGAACATAAAAATGAAAAGTCAAATTTAAGTGAAAAAAATGAAGCTCTAGCTAAAGATGCGTTTGCTCAAAAGAGTGAAGAAGAAGCTGAACCAGGATATGTGATAAAGAGACTTGACGGGCCAAAAGAAATAAAGGAGCCACAAGCTAGTAAAAGTGCTCCTAAAAATATCCTAGATACTTCAATCATCGAAAATTTTAACCAAACTGATGAAGATAGTGCGGCTCAAGCTTTACAAAAAGAAGAAAAAGCAAGAATCGACTTTGATAAAATTTTACCTGAGATCAAAGATGGCATAAACCGTCTTTTTAAGGCAAGTTGTTTTGATATTAGTAAAATTGAAGTTAGCAAATTTGACGATGAAACGGTGCTTATAGAGCTTGATGGAGCTGATGCGGCTCTACTTATAGGTAAAGAAGGTTATAGGTATAAAGCGATATCTTATATGCTTTATAACTGGCTAAACTCAAAATACAACCTTGCTATCCGCCTTGAAATCGCGCAATTTTTGCAAAATCAAGAAGCGATGATGGATCAATATCTAAATGGCGTGATCGAGCGTGTGCAAAATAGTGGCAGAGCACAAACAAAGCCACTTGATGGTGTTTTAGTTAAAATCGCGCTTGAGAAACTTCGCGAGAAATTCCCAGATAAATATGTCGGCATAAAAAGTGGCAATGACGGCAAATTTGTCGTCGTAAATGACTTTTTCAAAAAATGAGTGAAACTATCGCAGCCCTTGCCACAGCTTATGGCATCGGCTCAGTTTCTATCGTAAGGCTTAGCGGCAAGGACGCCCTAGCTATCTCTTTAAAACTCCTTAAACTTTCAAATTTAGAGCCAAGATATGCAAAACTAGCTAAAATTTACTCCCTTGATGATGAAATTTTAGACGAGGGCATCGTTATATATTTTAAAGCTCCAGCAAGCTTTACAGGAGAGGATATCGTTGAGTTTCAAACTCATGGCGGCGTGATGGTGAGCGAGAGAATTTTAAATGAGCTAATAAAGGCTGGCGCAAGGCTTGCAATGCCTGGCGAGTTTAGCAAGCGAGCATTTTTAAATGGCAAGATGGATCTAGCTAAGGCTGAGGCTATGCAAGGGCTCATTACTTCAAAAAGCGAGATCGCTGCTAAAATTTTGACCCGCCAGATGCAAGGCGATCTTAGTAAATTTGTAAGCGAGATCAGAAGCGAAGTGGTCAAAACTCTTGCTTTTGTGGAGACGATGATTGATTATGCTGATGATGATCTGCCTGCAAATTTACTAGAGCAGACCAAGCAGATGCTTTTAAAAAATAGCGAGAAACTAGAGCGTATAGCCACACTTAGCGAGCAAAGAAGAGGGCTAATAGATGGCTTTAAGATTGCCATCGTTGGTAAGCCAAATGTTGGCAAAAGCTCCATTTTAAACTCGTTTTTGGCATACGAGAGAGCGATCGTTAGCGACGAGGCGGGCACGACCAGAGATAGGATAGAAGAAAATTTCAAGATCGGCTCACATCTAGTTCGTATAATAGATACCGCTGGCATCAGAAAAGATGCTGGAAGGATCGAGCAAATCGGCATAAACTACTCAATCTCGGCTATAAACGAGGCTGACATTATCCTGGCTGTCTTTGACGGCTCAAATCCAAGCGATGAGCAAGACAAAGATATAATTAGGCTCGTTTCTAACTCAAGTAAAAAAGCCTTTTTTATCCTAAACAAAAGTGATCTGGCGTTTAAATTTGACATAGAGCTAGAGGGCGCTATCAAAATTTCAGCAAAAACCGATACGAGCGTAGTTTTAAAAGAGCTTGAGAGCTACCTCAAGACACAAGATACCGACGAGATCATGCTAAGCTCAAACCGCCAAATTTTAAGCTGTAAAGAGGCGAGTGAGGCTTTAAAAAGAGCCTTTTTGAGACTCAGCGAAGAGGAGCTAGAAATTTTCGCTTACGAGCTAAATAGTGCAATAAAGGCGCTTGCAAGCATCACAAAGCCATTTGAGAGGAGTGAAATTTTAGACGAGATGTTTAGCCATTTTTGTTTAGGAAAATGATAGTTTTTTGGTTAAAATTTTCATTTTTTAAGGAGATACGATGAAAATTTTACTTATAAATGGCGGTAAAAAATTTGCCCACTCAGATGGCAGATTAAATCAAACACTTCACGACCTTGCGTGCGAGAAGCTCGCGAAAATGGGTTATGAGGTAAAGCAAACCGTGATAGATCATGGCTATGATATAGAGGCTGAAGTCGATAAATTTATATGGATGGACGCAGTAGTTTGGCAGATGCCAGCTTGGTGGATGGGTGAGCCTTGGATAGTTAAAAAATATATCGATGAGGTCTTTACCGCAGGTCATGGCAAGCTTTATACGAGCGATGGCAGACACAGGGTCGATCCAACTAAAAACTACGGCAAGGGTGGCTTGCTAAATGGCAAGAATTTTATGCTAAGCCTTACTTGGAATGCCCCAGCTGAGGCATTTAGCGATTCAAATGAGTTTTTTGATGCGCGTGGGATTGATGGGGTTTATTATCATTTCAGAAAGGCAAATGAGTTTTTGGGCATGAAGCCACTTTCATACTTTGTCTGCTACGATGTTATCAAGATGCCAGATGTGCCAAGATATCTAAAAGAGTACGAAGCGCATCTTGAAAAAGTTTTTAAAAATACGAAATAGAAATTTAAAATAGAAACAAAACTGCAAATATAAATAAAAGTGGCAATAAAATAGCTACGAGCTAGGTTTGAAAATTTTGCCACTTTTTATTGCTATGCTAGTTAAAATAAAACACTGGCATAAATTTTAAAATGCTAATATAAAAAGGCCTTATCAAAGTAGGCAAATTTCTCTCAATAATGCTTTATTCTACTAAATTTCAAAAGGCTTTTTAGTAACTTTTTATAAGCAAGATTGTAAAATGGCTTAAAATTCTTAAAAGGTTACATCAATGGATAAAGCTACCATACAAGCACATAAAATCAGCGACGAAGAGTATGAGGAGATCTTAAAAATTTTAGGACGCGAGCCAAATTTACTAGAGCTTGGCATATTTTCAGCGATGTGGAGCGAGCACTGCAGCTACAAATCAAGCAAAAAATACCTAAACGGCTTTCCGACAAAGGCGCCTTGGGTCATCCAAGGACCTGGTGAAAATGCCGGCGTCATCGACGTTGGAGACGGGGTTGCTGCTGTGTTTAAGATGGAGAGTCACAACCATCCAAGCTTTATCGAGCCGTTTCAGGGCGCTGCAACTGGCGTTGGTGGAATTTTAAGAGATGTCTTTACGATGGGCGCAAGAGTCGTTGCAAATATGAACTCGCTT
It includes:
- a CDS encoding Jag N-terminal domain-containing protein, whose amino-acid sequence is MKIEANTLQEAFQKAAEQLNCSVTQLDIKVLQHPSSGFLGFFKRSAIIEASLENQPKPQHKPKNDKNFVKKNDENEAIKEDKKQAKKHDHSDKKRGSKKHRDEKSETKFEQKEHKNEKSNLSEKNEALAKDAFAQKSEEEAEPGYVIKRLDGPKEIKEPQASKSAPKNILDTSIIENFNQTDEDSAAQALQKEEKARIDFDKILPEIKDGINRLFKASCFDISKIEVSKFDDETVLIELDGADAALLIGKEGYRYKAISYMLYNWLNSKYNLAIRLEIAQFLQNQEAMMDQYLNGVIERVQNSGRAQTKPLDGVLVKIALEKLREKFPDKYVGIKSGNDGKFVVVNDFFKK
- the mnmE gene encoding tRNA uridine-5-carboxymethylaminomethyl(34) synthesis GTPase MnmE, which encodes MSETIAALATAYGIGSVSIVRLSGKDALAISLKLLKLSNLEPRYAKLAKIYSLDDEILDEGIVIYFKAPASFTGEDIVEFQTHGGVMVSERILNELIKAGARLAMPGEFSKRAFLNGKMDLAKAEAMQGLITSKSEIAAKILTRQMQGDLSKFVSEIRSEVVKTLAFVETMIDYADDDLPANLLEQTKQMLLKNSEKLERIATLSEQRRGLIDGFKIAIVGKPNVGKSSILNSFLAYERAIVSDEAGTTRDRIEENFKIGSHLVRIIDTAGIRKDAGRIEQIGINYSISAINEADIILAVFDGSNPSDEQDKDIIRLVSNSSKKAFFILNKSDLAFKFDIELEGAIKISAKTDTSVVLKELESYLKTQDTDEIMLSSNRQILSCKEASEALKRAFLRLSEEELEIFAYELNSAIKALASITKPFERSEILDEMFSHFCLGK
- a CDS encoding NAD(P)H-dependent oxidoreductase: MKILLINGGKKFAHSDGRLNQTLHDLACEKLAKMGYEVKQTVIDHGYDIEAEVDKFIWMDAVVWQMPAWWMGEPWIVKKYIDEVFTAGHGKLYTSDGRHRVDPTKNYGKGGLLNGKNFMLSLTWNAPAEAFSDSNEFFDARGIDGVYYHFRKANEFLGMKPLSYFVCYDVIKMPDVPRYLKEYEAHLEKVFKNTK